The Drosophila sechellia strain sech25 chromosome 2L, ASM438219v1, whole genome shotgun sequence region GTGGTGGAGATGGTGGACAGCTTATATACCGGATAAAGCCCGGCACCCATGCCCATGTCATCAACTATGTGCTCATCGACGAGGGCTCCGATTCGCTGGAGAAGGCCAGATCCGGCGACCAGGAGGCCATGCGTCTGCTGCTGGAATCGCAACGTGATAGTGCTGTGTCCAAGCTGCAAAAACTTTTAGCCAACCATAAGGGAAGTCGGCCATCGAGCTTTATGACGGGTGCATCCCTAATGCCATCACGGGCAGTGGCCACCGTCTCAACAGCTGCAGGCACTTCAGCGGCCACTGGCCATGTGACTACTCCTCAAATCCATCCGAACTTCTCCATCGCCAGCGTAGAGGGCGCAGTTCCATTTAGACGCGCCGTTCCACCCTTGGCGGTGAATCcttcagctccagctccagctccttcaGCCCCTCTTCCAGCTGTCAGTGCAGTTCAGGCTGACTCCGTGGATCGCCTCCAGGCGGAGCTCGTCGAGCTGCGACGCACGGTGGCGCGCTTGGAGGAGAATAGTCGCCGCTAGATGACCGACTTCTTTTTGCGAAGGAATACTTTAGTTTAGCCAAAAGCTTGGGGCAACTACTACAGCGCCCTACCCTAAATATAGTTAATCTAAGTTATTGAGACATtgttaattcaaataaatgcAGTACAACGATATTGTGTGTTTCTTAAATGTATATCCATATACATCTAAAGTTATTCAATAAAAAACGTATGAGAAGTGGGATTGCTAAGTTAATAATCATTTTAGATATACATATCTTCATCAATTTAAGTTCTGTTGTATAAATTACTTATAGTATGGCTATAATATAAACAGACAGTGGATATTTTCAAACAATAAACtggaaaaatacaaaattgtttaaaatttaattggtTAATGTCCATTAATCGTCATTGTAGATCTGCTTAACAATGACAATCATTACCAAAGTTGAATTGATATATGTTTTATACAAATCtatcgaaaaaataaaataaaaattggaataaataaatctaatcaacccaataagctttgtcatTATATAAGTACGCATGTTCCCAATACCCTTCCCATGTCGAAATCATATCAGTTTCGCAAAGGATATTAGTTTCTGGCAGCCAAACGGGCCAAACATCAAAGCACTGAGGTTCAAGGTGGAAGTGCCGCGGCGCAGACCTGTCCAGAGGGACAGGCGGAGTGCGGACGAGCCCAGTTTCCGATTCCTGGAAAGGCACTCCGATCCCCGAGCCCACGAGGCGGGGGATTGCCAAGGCAGCAGGGGCATCAAATCCAAATGGCCAACTGCGCCGGTTTACTCTCTGTTTTAGGCAAGTAGTGCGCCACTCTGAAACGTTGCAATGGCGTGCTCCATGCCCCCTGTTCCCCTAAAAAAAATCGCCATTTTTCGAACTTAACATTTTTTATGTTGGCGGAAAGTGAAGAGACCGAGTCGCGTCTTAAGGAGCCGTAAACGTGGCATTTTATGTGTCATCAacggaggcggcggcggcgggcTCACTCTCGTTTCGAGCGCGAAAACCTTGCAATCGAacgtaaattaatttttattgcttgCAAATGCAGGGACTGTCCGGAGTCGGCCATCAAATTATCCCAAAACCCGATCCCTGCCACATGAAAGGTGTCCCCATGGATGTCCGTGAATGGGCGGGGTATGTAGCATAAACAGCCGAAATTACTCCAGCGAAGGAGATCTTTAAATCAAGTTAATTAAAGGAATTAtttgtttcaaaaataaaatttgttatattttcaatattttctaaaaacgTATTAAGGACAATTTCCAAATATTCATTTTATAAtaaagaataaataaattattaactgattaaattgtttttttttttagtttggGAAGGAAGTGGACATGGAAAATTATGAGTTTATGCCAAGTAGTACCTTTCTCCTAACTAAATCCTTGAAAAACTGACTTCCAGCTGAATTGTAGAGGTGCGTTTGCTTTCCAGGCATAAGTAAACATATAAATTTATGCGTGTTTGTATAGGTGGGCAGCAGGTACAGGCACAACTACTTAGCCAGACGGCGGAGATCAGGACTCAATTGTGGGGACATGGCGGTCGAATCAAATTCGATACGCCAGCGTGGACCCAGAAGATGCTGAAGTGATCCTCGCCGGGGTTGTATAAAAAGTAACGAATGTGcgcaataataaaaatcattaaaataaaaatgtttatgagAAGGCATAAACACGACTTTATGGAGGGAGCGAGAAGAGAGCATATGGAGTTGGGACACTTGATGGCCGAGATGGTTGGACAGAGAGTCACCGGAGGAGCAGAGGATCGCGGTACGCGGGTGTCAATGGGCagaagtagtagtagtagtagtagttgtAGTAGTGGTCTGCGGATTCGGCGAGGAGGAGGTCGAAGGCTCCTCCACAGACACGAGAGCCAGCCGGTTGGGTTTTTGGGATGCTAACTCATTTTGGCGGCGGCTTCTGCCGCGGAACTGAGACCTGGGTACCTCGCATTTGGGCCTCAGGCTCCAGCTTCGGGAGTCCGGGATTGAGGATCGGAGGAACTGGCAGGGCGAGGAGCAGGCGCAGGCGCTCGGctcaaaaataatttgcaatttCTTGGAAATACTCACTTTTGAGCTGCCTGCGCGAACTTCGCTGCTGTCGTCGCTGGCGCAGCTTTTTAAGAACCTTTAGTGCATAAAAGGTGGCGGCGGAGAGTGCAAAaagcactgagagaaaatcgCATATCCCTACTCGTTTAATCTCAGCAGAAAAAGaatctaaataatcaagttcgtaCTTTACATTtactaaaaaataatttgtaaaaattTCACATGAGAAGCTTTGTCAACAAAAACACTTTCATTATAGATACGTAATAATCTTAAACATGTATTTACAATCTAAATCTaactaaatgaaataaaatataccgTTTAATTTCAACTATCAAATATACCTACGTTACAATAGACTGCAGTTATTAAATAATAGATTAGGTAATGTGGACTTATAATAAAGTTTTAGCACGCAAAAATGGTCACTAAAAATACATATGTTTTGTggtaatttgtttttaatacaTATTTAACTATATTTTAAATGAGATAGAAATCAGCTTgcattttttttcagtgctggGAGGCAAGCCGAAGTGGCCgtaatgaaaattaaaatacgaAACACTCAGCCAAAGGTCGGTTGGGTTTGCTTGGGCTGGTTGGATGGTTCGACGGTTTGATGGTCGGGCGGGGAGGTCCAGGAGCCAATGAGCGGTACAGGGTGTCCCCCGGCTGGGTAGCCCCCTCTCCCGAGCCCCTTGGGACTCCAACTCTGGTGAGTCGCTCGGTCGGATTGCTTGTCGTTATCTTGTCATGTCAAAATGGTCTTACGAAAATGTATCTTTTGTATTCCAAGTGCAAATGAGCAGCACAGATACAAAACAACGTGGGGATAGCCCCTTCTACCTTCCCCCCGCCCCCCCACAACCCCCACGCCCATGGACAGTGGTCAGCATTTTGTTTCGCGTCTTTTTCGCTCAGCttcgatttttatttgttttgctcaCTCGCAATTTTTATGCCTTTATTGTGTTTACTTTTTGCCATCGCCGCCGCTGCCTTTTGGCCGCAAATGCTTTTAAGACTTTAAGACTTTTTAGTTTGTAGTTGAGCGTACAAATTTGTGGAGGAA contains the following coding sequences:
- the LOC6612136 gene encoding uncharacterized protein LOC6612136, with protein sequence MQQTNAASGGDALLPLRTCNTAGCKVATVVEKTKRKCSQFVSAPYIMPKPLVVNGHTSIFQVGGEMAKMGDIPALSKMSGGDGGQLIYRIKPGTHAHVINYVLIDEGSDSLEKARSGDQEAMRLLLESQRDSAVSKLQKLLANHKGSRPSSFMTGASLMPSRAVATVSTAAGTSAATGHVTTPQIHPNFSIASVEGAVPFRRAVPPLAVNPSAPAPAPSAPLPAVSAVQADSVDRLQAELVELRRTVARLEENSRR